The Mauremys reevesii isolate NIE-2019 linkage group 1, ASM1616193v1, whole genome shotgun sequence genome has a segment encoding these proteins:
- the LOC120399207 gene encoding putative olfactory receptor 52P1 gives MAAFNLTTFDPSPFILMGIPGLEAAHLWISIPFSTFYIISLFGNFMLLFVVGKEQTLHKPMYLLICMLALTDIGMSTSVMPKALCILWFNFKGITVGGCLTQMFFIHAVSVMQSAVLVTMAFDRYVAICNPLRYATILTNVRIAKLGLVGLTRAVLFILPMPLLVSRLPFCANRIIPHTYCEHMAVAKMSCGDFTVNRTYGLVVAFVVIGFDLTLIALSYSLIIRAVLRISSKQAHQKALNTCTSHICVMLMSYTTCLFTYLTQRFGQGIASHVHVTFANFYLLVPPMLNPIIYGVKTKELRDKVGKYTCRR, from the coding sequence atggcagctttcaacctCACCACCTTTGACCCTTCACCATTTATCCTAATGGGCATCCCTGGCCTGGAAGCTGCCCAtctctggatttccatccctttctctacGTTCTACATTATCAGCTTGTTTGGAAATTTCATGCTACTGTTTGTTGTAGGCAaagagcagaccctgcacaagccgatgtacctgcTGATCTGCATGCTGGCGCTCACAGACATCGGCATGTCTACCTCCGTCATGCCAAAGGCACTGTGTATATTATGGTTCAATTTCAAAGGCATTACCGTGggtggctgcctcacccagatgttctttaTTCACGCAGTTTCTGTTATGCAGTCAGCCGTCCTTGTGACAATGGCCTTCGATCGCTACGTTGCCATTTGTAACCCTCTGAGATACGCCACAATTCTCACCAACGTACGAATAGCTAAGCTAGGGCTTGTGGGTTTGACACGAGCTGTTCTCTTTATTCTGCCCATGCCACTACTCGTGAGCAGGCTGCCATTCTGTGCCAACCGCATTATCCCTCACACATATTGCGAGCACATGGCTGTGGCAAAGATGTCGTGTGGAGACTTCACAGTCAACAGGACGTACGGCTTGGTGGTAGCATTTGTGGTCATTGGGTTTGACCTGACACTCATTGCCCTGTCCTACAGTCTGATCATCAGGGCCgtcctcagaatctcctccaaGCAAGCCCACCAGAAAGCCCTCAACACCTGCACATCCCACATCTGTGTGATGCTGATGTCTTATACTACCTGCCTCTTCACCTACCTTACACAGAGATTTGGTCAGGGAATTGCTTCCCATGTGCATGTCACCTTTGCTAACTTCTATCTCCTTGTCCCTCCCATGCTCAACCCTATCATTTATGGAGTCAAAACAAAAGAGCTTCGTGATAAAGTGGGCAAATACACCTGCAGAAGGTGA
- the LOC120399408 gene encoding putative olfactory receptor 52P1, which yields MADFNLTPSDLTTFILNGIPGLEAAHIWISIPFSMFFAIGLLGNFMLLFVVSKEQTLHKPMYLLLCMLALTDIATSTSVVPKALCIFWFGLKGITVGGCLTQMFFLHAVSIMQSAVLVTMAFDRYVAICNPLRYTTILTNTRIAKLGLLGLIRAVLFILPLPLLLSRQPFCANRIIPHTYCEHMAVVKMSCGDVSVNRMYGLVTAFVVLGLDLMLIALSYGLILRAVLRISSKKAHEKALNTCTAHICVMLMSYPPFFYSTLTHRFGQGIAPHIHIILANLYFLLPNMLNPIIYGVKNKELREKVVKCTSRMCFLGGH from the coding sequence ATGGCAGATTTCAACCTCACCCCCTCTGACCTTACAACATTCATCCTAAATGGCATTCCTGGGCTAGAAGCTGCCCACATCTGGATTTCTATCCCTTTCTCTATGTTCTTTGCAATTGGCCTGTTGGGAAATTTCATGCTTCTGTTTGTTGTAAGCAaagagcagaccctgcacaagccgatgtacctgcTACTCTGCATGCTGGCGCTCACAGACATTGCCACATCTACCTCTGTCGTGCCGAaggcactgtgtatattttggttcGGTTTGAAAGGCATTACTGTGggtggctgcctcacccagatgttcttccttcatGCAGTTTCTATTATGCAGTCAGCCGTCCTCGTGACAATGGCCTTCGATCGCTacgttgccatatgtaaccctctgagatacACCACCATCCTCACCAACACACGCATAGCTAAGCTAGGGCTCTTGGGTTTGATAagagctgttctcttcattctgcctctgcccctgctcctgagcaggcagccattctgtgccaaccgCATTATCCCTCATACGTATTGTGAGCACATGGCTGTGGTGAAGATGTCATGTGGGGACGTCTCAGTCAACAGGATGTACGGCTTGGTGACAGCATTTGTAGTTTTAGGGTTAGACTTGATGCTCATTGCCCTGTCCTATGGTCTGATCCTCAGGGCCgtcctcagaatctcctccaaGAAAGCCCACGAGAAAGCcctcaacacctgcacagcccacatctgtgtgatgcTGATGTCTTATCCTCCCTTCTTCTATTCCACTCTGACACATAGGTTTGGTCAGGGCATCGCTCCCCACATTCATATTATCTTGGCCAACCTCTATTTCCTCCTCCCCAACATGCTGAACCCTATCATTTACGGGGTCAAAAACAAAGAACTTCGTGAGAAAGTGGTCAA